A window from Chryseobacterium vaccae encodes these proteins:
- a CDS encoding serine hydrolase domain-containing protein, with amino-acid sequence MKTRNCILILIVFLSLFSCNKKSESKEISAVSTTNLPNYGNVDLDNVFTEADGQLSDKQSLVGYIDQYYKKIWEGSDLSGGILVAKGDEILYENYRGFGREGNQMPIDKNTPLHVASVSKTLTAMAMMKLVEAGKIKLSDHLTQYFPGFPYPNVTVQTLLDQRSGLPKYEYFITKIQPAPAELSKTFLTNQDILDMIIKYKPDMARDTDTGFMYCNTNFAMLALLIEKVTKTPFPQAMKEMVFTPLKMNNSFIFQEKDIPTASQSFYYGANRLYPLDRLDLIYGDKNVYTTPRDLYNFSKAMYSKDFLKPELMQMIFTPYSNEKAGMNNYGLGFRMKIFDNGEKLTYHNGWWHGTNSVFAHLLKSKVTIVAIGNKYSNKVYTALALSGLFEDFPVQKDKLHSVMNDNKDTLEAGHEVYGE; translated from the coding sequence ATGAAGACGCGCAATTGTATACTTATTTTAATTGTTTTTTTATCCCTGTTTTCCTGCAATAAAAAATCTGAATCCAAAGAGATTTCAGCAGTAAGCACAACCAATCTTCCGAACTATGGAAATGTAGATCTGGATAACGTTTTTACGGAGGCGGACGGACAGCTTTCAGATAAACAATCATTGGTTGGGTATATTGACCAGTATTATAAAAAGATCTGGGAGGGAAGTGATTTGAGCGGTGGAATTCTGGTAGCAAAAGGAGATGAGATCTTGTATGAAAATTACAGAGGTTTCGGAAGAGAAGGAAACCAGATGCCGATTGATAAGAATACACCCCTGCACGTAGCATCTGTTTCAAAAACACTTACGGCTATGGCGATGATGAAACTGGTAGAAGCCGGGAAAATTAAGCTTTCAGATCATCTTACCCAATATTTTCCAGGTTTTCCTTATCCTAATGTAACTGTACAGACATTGCTGGACCAAAGAAGCGGTCTTCCGAAATACGAATATTTTATTACAAAAATACAGCCGGCTCCTGCTGAACTTTCAAAAACATTTCTTACCAATCAGGATATTCTGGATATGATTATCAAATACAAGCCTGATATGGCAAGAGATACAGATACCGGCTTTATGTACTGTAATACCAACTTTGCCATGCTGGCCCTGCTCATTGAGAAAGTAACAAAAACTCCTTTCCCGCAGGCGATGAAAGAAATGGTCTTTACTCCTTTAAAAATGAATAACAGCTTCATCTTTCAGGAAAAAGATATTCCTACTGCTTCACAGTCTTTCTATTACGGAGCAAACAGGCTTTATCCTTTAGACCGTCTGGATCTTATTTATGGAGATAAGAATGTGTATACCACGCCAAGAGATCTTTATAACTTTTCAAAAGCTATGTATTCAAAAGATTTCCTGAAACCGGAACTGATGCAGATGATCTTTACACCTTACAGCAATGAAAAAGCCGGAATGAATAATTACGGTCTTGGTTTCAGAATGAAGATTTTCGATAATGGTGAAAAGTTAACCTATCACAATGGTTGGTGGCACGGTACCAATTCCGTTTTTGCCCATTTGTTAAAATCAAAAGTGACCATTGTGGCGATAGGAAACAAATATTCAAACAAAGTATATACAGCTCTTGCACTGTCAGGATTATTTGAAGATTTCCCGGTTCAGAAAGACAAACTTCACAGCGTGATGAATGATAATAAAGATACTTTAGAAGCAGGACATGAAGTTTATGGAGAATAA
- a CDS encoding 2-hydroxyacid dehydrogenase gives MKILLLDKNHPLITKQLLAKNFVLEEDFTSSYDEVCDKIEQYDGVIIRSRIPLDENFLEKGKNLKFIARVGAGMENIDIPAAEKLGIQLINSPEGNRDSVAEHVVGMLLILMNRLFIASQEVKNGIWKREENRGDELLGKTVGLIGYGNMGKATAKRLSGFGCKVIFHDILPGLSDEFAQQVSLEELKQSAEVVSLHIPLTSETHYFVDQKFISEMKNDFYFVNTARGKNVETKSLVEGLKSGKIKGACLDVLEYEKSSFEHLETENEDLKYLLGSEKAIVTPHIAGWTHQSKEKLAQFIVDKIVSSYC, from the coding sequence ATGAAAATTCTTCTTTTAGATAAAAACCATCCCCTTATCACCAAACAGCTTCTTGCTAAAAACTTTGTGCTGGAAGAAGATTTTACATCCTCTTATGATGAGGTTTGTGATAAAATTGAACAGTACGACGGAGTGATCATCAGAAGCCGCATTCCTTTAGATGAAAATTTTCTTGAGAAAGGTAAAAATCTGAAATTCATTGCAAGAGTAGGAGCAGGTATGGAAAATATCGATATTCCTGCAGCGGAGAAACTTGGTATTCAGCTGATCAATTCACCGGAAGGAAACAGGGATTCTGTGGCAGAGCATGTCGTAGGAATGTTGTTGATTCTGATGAACCGTCTGTTTATTGCCTCACAGGAAGTAAAAAACGGAATCTGGAAGCGTGAAGAGAACAGAGGAGACGAACTGCTTGGGAAAACCGTAGGCCTTATAGGATACGGAAATATGGGAAAAGCTACCGCAAAAAGACTTTCCGGATTCGGGTGTAAAGTAATTTTTCATGATATTCTTCCTGGGCTTTCCGATGAATTTGCACAACAGGTCAGTCTGGAAGAGCTGAAGCAGTCAGCAGAAGTGGTAAGCCTTCACATTCCATTGACTTCCGAAACCCATTATTTTGTTGATCAAAAGTTTATTTCAGAGATGAAAAATGACTTTTATTTCGTGAATACAGCGAGAGGGAAAAACGTAGAAACTAAAAGTTTAGTTGAGGGATTGAAATCCGGAAAAATAAAAGGAGCTTGTCTTGATGTTCTGGAATACGAAAAATCATCTTTCGAACATCTGGAAACTGAAAATGAAGACCTCAAATACCTTCTTGGATCTGAAAAAGCTATCGTTACTCCTCATATTGCAGGCTGGACCCACCAAAGTAAGGAAAAGTTGGCACAGTTTATTGTGGATAAGATTGTGTCCTCCTATTGTTAG
- a CDS encoding acyl-CoA thioesterase produces MAKVKKASESLTIMTNIVLPNETNSLRNLFGGELLAKMDRCASISAARHCERRVVTASVNHVSFNHPIPEGGVVVLESKVSRAFSTSMEVYVDVWLDDPINQKKIHTNEGIYTFVAVDEFNRPIPIPDMIPETEEEKLRHAAAFRRKELSLILSGRMKPLESVELKKLFQEPQEPKKDKK; encoded by the coding sequence ATGGCAAAAGTAAAAAAAGCGTCAGAATCCCTGACCATTATGACCAATATCGTTCTTCCGAACGAAACCAACTCTCTCAGAAACCTTTTTGGTGGTGAACTTTTAGCAAAAATGGACCGTTGTGCGTCTATTTCCGCGGCAAGACACTGTGAAAGAAGAGTAGTAACGGCTTCGGTAAACCACGTTTCCTTCAATCATCCTATTCCCGAAGGTGGAGTAGTCGTGCTTGAGTCAAAAGTTTCAAGAGCATTCTCTACCTCTATGGAAGTGTACGTGGATGTTTGGCTGGATGATCCGATCAACCAGAAAAAAATCCATACTAATGAAGGAATATATACGTTCGTTGCTGTAGATGAATTCAACCGTCCTATTCCTATTCCGGATATGATCCCGGAAACAGAAGAGGAAAAATTGAGACATGCTGCCGCTTTCAGAAGAAAAGAGCTTTCATTGATTCTTTCCGGGAGAATGAAACCTTTGGAATCCGTAGAGCTTAAAAAACTTTTCCAGGAACCTCAGGAACCTAAAAAAGATAAAAAATAG
- a CDS encoding HU domain-containing protein, producing MNISAYILEYLKQFGTVTVPGFGVFSLKNSKAIINSENGSILPPASEIVFAVDYEVVSDELAAFIASQKQMSLEASKSDLKIQTDFWKKKLQAEQVLEIQNLGTVIIEEGDTHFKGKRIESGHPDFYGLEEIRISDINNGEKVRITENREKDYKLKKSILWTFLFAVPVAGIVYYAFTQRELLFGKKSFDTVSVQTSTHRIVPKDTTKDPVQKPVPAVSDSLKKDSLIKPAGQQVKSAPAVPNNTKKWQK from the coding sequence ATGAATATTTCTGCATACATTTTAGAATATCTGAAACAATTTGGTACTGTGACGGTTCCGGGTTTCGGTGTGTTTTCGCTTAAAAATTCGAAAGCAATCATTAATTCTGAAAACGGAAGCATTCTTCCGCCTGCAAGCGAGATTGTCTTTGCAGTGGATTATGAGGTGGTATCTGATGAGCTGGCTGCTTTTATTGCGTCACAAAAACAGATGTCTCTTGAAGCTTCCAAAAGTGACCTGAAGATCCAGACCGATTTCTGGAAGAAAAAACTGCAGGCTGAACAGGTTCTGGAAATTCAGAATCTGGGAACCGTAATAATTGAAGAAGGAGATACCCATTTTAAAGGGAAAAGAATAGAATCCGGTCATCCCGACTTTTACGGGTTGGAAGAAATCAGAATTTCCGATATCAACAATGGTGAAAAAGTCCGCATTACAGAAAACCGGGAGAAAGATTATAAATTAAAAAAATCCATTCTTTGGACCTTCCTTTTTGCAGTTCCGGTTGCAGGTATCGTATACTATGCATTTACTCAGAGAGAATTGCTTTTCGGAAAGAAATCCTTTGATACTGTCTCTGTACAGACATCAACACACAGGATTGTTCCCAAAGACACCACGAAAGACCCTGTACAAAAACCAGTCCCTGCAGTGTCTGATTCTCTGAAGAAAGATTCACTGATAAAACCAGCCGGGCAACAAGTAAAATCAGCTCCGGCAGTTCCAAACAACACTAAGAAATGGCAAAAGTAA
- a CDS encoding TonB-dependent receptor, whose translation MKGLFFLGLTVGSAAFIQAQNKDSLKTREIEAVNFTKRLPVAKEIINVQKDVDSRNLGQDLPILLKNQTSVISTSDAGNGVGYTGFRIRGVAGRGINVMMNGVPYNDSESQGTFFVNVPDLTSSASQIVIQRGVGTSNNGVSAFGASINVISKEPDEKMYFKTDDSYGSFNTYKYSAELGSGKFWKDRLSVMGRYTKIHSDGYIDRASSNLDSYNFTALFEEGKTRLRLMAFGGKEKTYQAWNGIDRETWETNPKFNYSGQYTDLFTGEEKFYDNETDNYRQNHYQLLWEQKFSDRWNLETTLHYTKGRGYYENYKRVDETDDEGTHYQDYNLAVPIVNGSPVEVTDFIRKKWLDNDFYGMVSTLYGKLENVDLNFGVVANQYYGRHFGNVTGVYFPQINEYEYYRNRSVKSELAGFAKALWRTGDRFEFFGDLQLRNIDYNTKIITAGDGEGGNLDKNWLFFNPKAGVNYKIGNGKVFLSYAHAHREPNRDDLMSDNNVKAEKLHDFEAGIEKQFGIVSFTANLYYMYYVNQLVLNGELNNVGAFIRTNSGKSYRRGIEIGALAKLSKQWEVSGNLSLSQNRNEDFNIKNKGNLVNLGNTQISFSPDIIANLGLKFNPSKSFQFALMNQYVGKQYLDNTEDKNLQLKDYFLTDFNAQYQFKIANNDMALKLLVNNLFNKKYVNNGAVYEGSPYYFSQAGTNFMFGISWKIQ comes from the coding sequence ATGAAAGGATTATTTTTTTTAGGGCTTACCGTAGGCTCTGCCGCTTTTATCCAGGCACAGAATAAAGATTCTCTGAAAACCAGGGAAATTGAGGCCGTTAATTTTACCAAAAGACTTCCCGTTGCCAAAGAAATCATCAATGTTCAGAAAGATGTTGACAGCCGAAATTTAGGGCAGGATCTTCCGATTCTTTTAAAAAATCAGACTTCTGTGATCTCTACCTCCGATGCCGGAAATGGTGTTGGTTATACCGGATTCAGAATCCGTGGAGTTGCAGGAAGAGGGATCAATGTGATGATGAACGGTGTTCCGTATAATGATTCTGAAAGTCAGGGGACTTTCTTTGTCAATGTTCCGGATCTTACGAGTTCCGCTTCACAAATTGTTATCCAAAGAGGAGTAGGGACCTCCAATAACGGAGTTTCCGCGTTTGGGGCAAGCATTAATGTGATTTCAAAAGAACCGGATGAGAAAATGTACTTCAAAACGGATGACAGTTATGGTTCTTTCAATACTTACAAATATTCAGCAGAGTTAGGTTCCGGAAAATTCTGGAAAGACAGGCTGTCTGTAATGGGAAGGTATACAAAAATTCATTCTGACGGTTATATTGACCGGGCTTCATCCAATCTGGATTCTTATAACTTTACCGCATTATTTGAAGAGGGTAAAACAAGGCTTCGCCTGATGGCTTTTGGGGGTAAAGAAAAAACATATCAGGCATGGAACGGTATTGACCGGGAAACCTGGGAAACTAATCCTAAGTTCAATTATTCGGGGCAGTATACCGATTTGTTTACGGGAGAAGAGAAGTTTTATGATAATGAAACGGATAACTACAGACAAAATCATTACCAGTTACTTTGGGAGCAGAAATTCAGTGATCGCTGGAATTTAGAAACAACTCTGCATTATACCAAAGGAAGAGGGTATTATGAAAATTATAAAAGGGTAGATGAAACGGATGATGAGGGAACGCATTACCAAGATTATAACCTTGCGGTTCCGATCGTAAATGGTTCCCCGGTTGAGGTAACAGATTTTATCAGAAAGAAATGGCTGGACAATGACTTTTATGGAATGGTTTCCACCCTTTACGGAAAACTGGAGAATGTAGACCTGAATTTCGGAGTGGTGGCCAACCAGTATTACGGAAGGCATTTCGGGAACGTGACCGGAGTTTATTTTCCTCAGATTAATGAATATGAATACTACAGAAACCGTTCCGTAAAAAGCGAACTGGCAGGTTTTGCAAAAGCTTTATGGAGAACGGGAGATCGTTTTGAGTTCTTTGGAGATCTTCAGCTCAGAAATATCGATTATAATACAAAGATTATTACAGCAGGAGATGGAGAAGGCGGAAATCTTGATAAAAACTGGCTGTTCTTTAATCCGAAAGCCGGAGTGAATTATAAAATCGGAAATGGGAAAGTCTTCCTTTCCTATGCCCATGCCCACCGTGAGCCTAACAGAGACGATCTGATGAGCGATAACAATGTGAAGGCTGAAAAGCTGCACGATTTTGAGGCGGGAATTGAAAAACAGTTCGGCATCGTATCATTTACCGCGAATTTATACTATATGTACTATGTTAACCAGTTGGTTTTGAATGGGGAACTGAATAATGTGGGCGCGTTCATCAGAACCAATTCAGGGAAAAGTTACAGAAGAGGAATTGAGATCGGAGCGTTGGCAAAACTTTCGAAGCAGTGGGAAGTATCCGGAAACCTGAGTTTAAGCCAGAACAGAAATGAGGATTTCAATATCAAGAACAAAGGAAATTTAGTTAATTTGGGAAATACCCAGATATCATTCTCTCCGGATATTATTGCTAATCTAGGGTTGAAGTTCAACCCTTCAAAGAGTTTCCAGTTTGCTTTAATGAACCAATATGTGGGGAAGCAGTATCTGGATAACACAGAAGATAAAAATTTACAGTTAAAAGATTATTTCCTTACTGATTTTAATGCTCAGTACCAGTTTAAAATCGCTAATAACGATATGGCACTGAAATTACTGGTAAACAATCTGTTCAATAAAAAGTATGTTAACAACGGAGCTGTTTATGAAGGATCTCCTTATTATTTTTCGCAGGCAGGAACTAATTTTATGTTCGGGATCAGCTGGAAAATTCAATAA
- a CDS encoding WG repeat-containing protein, translated as MKKIPVKNVGKVAAKKSPAEPKTNPDLVVIKQDLPVLIPKKKDGKFGYVNQNGKFIIQPEYHIAVFFYEDCNLLNSPNVKVRKFGTKNYATVEKDMISYRVDKTGKRVYQFKEADLGKCKFEEYKQQLYQAYVLNGFYGIIEKATFMNPMDYKQFQIYPQYQYLFIMEGDDVSDPMIVASHNDRFGVIDVHNKVIIPFEYSNIKRNFSWKLGKMFEVTKDGTNYYYVDADNKTY; from the coding sequence GTGAAAAAAATACCGGTTAAGAATGTAGGGAAAGTAGCCGCAAAAAAGAGTCCTGCAGAACCTAAAACTAATCCGGATCTTGTGGTGATCAAGCAGGATCTCCCGGTTCTCATTCCAAAGAAAAAAGACGGAAAATTCGGGTATGTTAATCAGAACGGAAAATTTATCATCCAGCCGGAATACCATATTGCTGTATTCTTTTATGAAGACTGTAATCTTCTGAATTCTCCGAATGTAAAAGTTAGAAAATTTGGTACAAAAAATTATGCTACAGTAGAAAAAGATATGATTTCCTATCGTGTAGACAAGACAGGAAAAAGAGTATATCAGTTCAAAGAAGCAGATCTCGGAAAATGCAAATTCGAAGAATATAAACAGCAGCTTTATCAGGCCTATGTACTGAACGGTTTTTACGGAATCATCGAAAAGGCAACATTTATGAACCCTATGGATTACAAGCAGTTTCAGATTTACCCCCAATATCAGTATTTATTCATCATGGAAGGGGATGATGTTTCTGATCCTATGATTGTGGCGTCCCATAATGACAGGTTCGGGGTGATTGATGTTCATAATAAAGTTATCATCCCTTTTGAATATTCCAATATCAAAAGGAACTTTAGCTGGAAGCTCGGAAAAATGTTTGAAGTAACTAAAGACGGAACCAATTATTACTATGTGGACGCAGATAATAAAACCTATTAG
- a CDS encoding bifunctional aconitate hydratase 2/2-methylisocitrate dehydratase: protein MNMYKDYIKEIEERKNQGLHPKPIDGAELLSEIIAQIKDSDNEYRADSLKFFIYNTLPGTTSAAGVKAKFLKEIILGESIVEEISPAFAFELLSHMKGGKSIEVLLDLALGDDAVIAKQAAEVLKTQVFLYEADTNRLKEAYNSGNEIAKEILESYAQAEFFTKLPEVADEIKVVTFIAGEGDISTDLLSPGNQAHSRSDRELHGKCMITPQAQEEIKALQAQHPDASVMLIAEKGTMGVGSSRMSGVNNVALWTGKQASPYVPFVNIAPIVGGTNGISPIFLTTVDVTGGIGIDLKNWVKKTDENGNPVRNEAGEVILEEAYSVATGTVLTINIKEKKLYNGDQELIDISKALTPQKMEFIKAGGSYAIVFGKKLQTFAAQVLGIEAPTVFAPSKEISHEGQGLTAVEKIFNRNAVGTTPGKVLHAGSDVRVQVNIVGSQDTTGLMTSQELESMAATVISPIVDGAYQSGCHTASVWDKKAQANIPKLMKFMNDFGLITARDPKGEYHAMTDVIHKVLNDITVDEWAIIIGGDSHTRMSKGVAFGADSGTVALALATGEASMPIPESVKVTFKGEMKPHMDFRDVVHATQAQMLKQFGGENVFQGRIIEVHIGTLPADQAFTFTDWTAEMKAKASINISEDNTLIESLEIAKGRIQIMIDKGMDNHNKVLQGLIDKANKRIEEIRSGEKPALTPDSNAKYYAEVVVDLDVIVEPMIADPDVNNEDVSKRYTHDTIRDLSYYGGEKKVDLGFVGSCMVHKGDLKIVSQMLRNLEKQQGKVEFNAPLVVAAPTYNIIDELKAEGDWELLEKYSGFEFNDNAPKGEARTEYENVMYLERPGCNLCMGNQEKAAKGDTVLATSTRLFQGRVVEDSERKKGESLLASTPVVVLSAIIGRIPSIDEYKAAVEGIDLTTFVPSIKELTSTSAH from the coding sequence ATGAATATGTATAAGGATTACATCAAAGAGATTGAGGAAAGAAAAAACCAGGGGCTTCATCCAAAACCGATTGACGGTGCTGAATTACTAAGCGAAATCATTGCACAGATTAAAGATTCAGACAATGAATACAGGGCAGATTCTCTTAAATTTTTCATCTATAACACCCTACCGGGAACGACAAGTGCAGCAGGCGTAAAAGCTAAGTTTTTAAAAGAAATCATTCTTGGTGAATCCATAGTAGAAGAAATATCTCCTGCTTTCGCATTTGAATTATTATCTCATATGAAAGGAGGTAAATCCATTGAAGTATTATTAGACTTAGCTTTAGGTGATGATGCTGTCATTGCTAAACAAGCTGCAGAAGTTCTTAAAACTCAGGTCTTCCTTTACGAAGCCGATACCAACCGTCTTAAAGAGGCATACAACAGCGGTAACGAAATCGCAAAAGAAATTCTTGAAAGCTATGCACAGGCTGAATTCTTCACAAAACTTCCTGAAGTAGCTGACGAAATTAAAGTGGTTACTTTTATTGCTGGCGAAGGGGATATTTCAACAGACTTACTTTCTCCGGGTAACCAGGCTCACTCAAGATCAGACCGTGAACTTCATGGTAAATGTATGATTACGCCTCAGGCGCAGGAAGAAATCAAGGCTTTACAGGCACAGCATCCTGATGCAAGCGTGATGCTTATCGCTGAAAAAGGAACCATGGGAGTAGGTTCATCCAGAATGTCAGGGGTAAACAACGTGGCTCTTTGGACAGGTAAACAAGCCAGCCCATATGTACCATTCGTAAATATTGCTCCGATTGTTGGAGGAACAAACGGTATTTCTCCTATCTTCCTTACTACCGTTGATGTTACCGGAGGTATCGGTATCGATCTTAAAAACTGGGTAAAGAAAACAGACGAAAACGGAAACCCTGTCCGCAACGAAGCTGGAGAAGTCATTCTTGAAGAAGCTTATTCAGTAGCTACAGGAACTGTTCTTACCATCAATATAAAAGAGAAAAAATTATATAACGGTGATCAGGAGCTGATTGACATTTCTAAGGCATTAACTCCTCAGAAAATGGAATTCATCAAAGCCGGAGGTTCATACGCTATTGTATTTGGTAAAAAATTACAAACATTTGCCGCTCAGGTTTTAGGTATTGAAGCACCCACTGTTTTTGCTCCGTCCAAAGAGATTTCTCATGAAGGACAAGGCCTTACAGCTGTTGAAAAAATCTTTAACAGAAATGCCGTAGGTACAACGCCAGGAAAAGTATTACATGCCGGTTCTGATGTTCGTGTACAGGTAAACATTGTTGGCTCACAGGATACGACAGGTCTTATGACTTCTCAGGAACTGGAATCAATGGCTGCAACTGTCATTTCTCCAATTGTTGACGGTGCATACCAATCAGGATGCCATACCGCTTCTGTTTGGGATAAAAAAGCTCAGGCTAACATTCCTAAGCTGATGAAATTTATGAACGATTTCGGATTGATTACAGCCCGTGACCCGAAAGGTGAATACCACGCAATGACTGACGTAATTCACAAAGTTCTTAACGATATTACCGTAGATGAGTGGGCAATTATCATCGGAGGAGACTCTCACACAAGAATGTCTAAAGGAGTGGCTTTCGGAGCCGACTCTGGAACGGTTGCTCTTGCATTAGCTACAGGTGAGGCTTCTATGCCAATTCCTGAATCTGTAAAAGTAACGTTCAAAGGTGAAATGAAACCTCACATGGACTTCCGTGATGTGGTACATGCTACTCAGGCTCAGATGTTGAAGCAGTTTGGAGGAGAAAACGTATTCCAGGGAAGAATTATTGAAGTTCACATCGGAACACTTCCTGCTGACCAGGCCTTCACCTTTACAGACTGGACTGCTGAAATGAAAGCGAAAGCATCTATCAACATTTCTGAAGACAATACCCTAATCGAATCATTGGAAATTGCCAAAGGCAGAATCCAGATCATGATCGACAAAGGAATGGATAACCACAACAAAGTTCTTCAGGGATTAATTGATAAAGCAAATAAGAGAATTGAAGAGATCAGATCAGGTGAAAAACCAGCACTGACTCCGGATTCCAACGCTAAATATTATGCTGAAGTTGTTGTAGATCTTGATGTGATTGTTGAACCAATGATTGCTGACCCGGATGTAAACAACGAAGATGTTTCCAAGAGATATACCCATGATACGATCAGAGATCTTTCTTACTACGGTGGAGAGAAAAAAGTAGACCTTGGTTTCGTAGGATCTTGTATGGTTCACAAAGGTGACCTTAAGATTGTTTCCCAGATGTTGAGAAACCTTGAAAAACAACAAGGGAAAGTAGAATTTAACGCACCTCTTGTAGTGGCAGCTCCTACTTACAACATCATTGACGAGTTAAAAGCTGAAGGAGACTGGGAATTATTAGAGAAATATTCAGGTTTTGAATTTAATGACAATGCTCCAAAAGGGGAGGCCCGTACAGAATACGAAAATGTAATGTACCTTGAGCGTCCGGGATGTAACCTTTGTATGGGTAACCAGGAAAAAGCAGCGAAAGGAGATACCGTTTTAGCTACTTCTACCCGTCTTTTCCAGGGAAGAGTGGTTGAAGATTCTGAACGCAAAAAAGGAGAATCTTTATTGGCTTCAACTCCGGTAGTTGTGCTTTCTGCCATCATTGGAAGAATTCCAAGCATTGATGAATATAAAGCTGCTGTAGAAGGTATTGACCTTACTACTTTCGTACCTTCCATTAAGGAATTAACAAGTACAAGCGCTCACTAA